A genomic segment from Bubalus bubalis isolate 160015118507 breed Murrah chromosome 5, NDDB_SH_1, whole genome shotgun sequence encodes:
- the NAV1 gene encoding neuron navigator 1 isoform X7, which translates to MLQLPLPRAGRTKFPRSWDESSSISSGLSDASDNLSSEEFNASSSLNSLPTTPTASRRNSTIVLRTDSEKRSLAESGLSWLSESEEKAPRKLEYDSGSLKMEPAASKWRRERPESCDDASKAGELKKPAGLGPPGPLKKGKTPPVAVTSPITHTAQSALKVAGKPEGKAADKAKLAVKSAGLQRSSSDAGRDRLGDAKKPPSGIARPSTSGSFGYKKPPPATGTATVVQTGGSATLSKAQKSSGIPVKPANGRKTSLDVSNSAEPGFLAPGARSNIQYRSLPRPAKSSSMSVTGGRGGPRPVSSSIDPSLLSGKPAGLAPSRLKEPSKVAGGRAAPAPVNQTDREKEKAKAKAEALGPDGLSLKSVGSPETTPRSQAGHAPAPKLAELPPTPLRAAAKSFIKPPSLANLDKVNSNSLDLPVSSDAHAPKATDLHAPGPAAGGPLASCFTPSPAPILNINSASFSQGLELMSSFGVPKEPRMYPKLSGLHRSMESLQMPMSLPGAFPSGTPAPGGPTPPTAPAAEDAEELAWSGSPRAGQLDSNQRDRNTLPKKGLRYQLPSQEEAKERRRSHAVAGLPESDDQSELPSPPALSMSLSAKGQLTNIVSPTAATTPRITRSNSIPAHETAFELYSSSQTGSTLSLAERPKGMIRSGSFRDPADDVHGSVLSLASSASSTYSSAEERMQSEQIRKLRRELESSQEKVATLTSQLSANANLVAAFEQSLVSMTCRLRHLAETAEEKDTELLDLRETIDFLKKKNSEAQAVIQGALNASEATPKELRIKRQNSSDSISSLNSITSHSSISSGKEADAKKKKKKSWVYELRSSFNKAFSIKKGPKSASSYSDIEEIATPDSSAPSSPKLQHASTETASPSIKSSTSSSAGTDVPEGPAPPAPHARLFHGSEEEEPEKKEVSELRSELWEKEMKLTDIRLEALNSAHQLDQLRETMHNMQLEVDLLKAENDRLKVAPGPSAGSAPGQIPGSSALPSPRRSLGLALTHSFSPSLTDTDLSPMDGISTCGPKEEVTLRVVVRMPPQHIIKGDLKQQEFFLGCSKVSGQVDWKLLDGAVFQVFKDYISKMDPASTLGLSTESIHGYSISHVKRLLDAEPPELPPCRRGVNNIVVSLKGLREKCVDSLVFETLIPKPMMQHYIGLLLKHRRLVLSGPSGTGKTYLTNRLAEYLVERSGREVTEGIVSTFNMHQQSCKDLQLYLSNLANQIDRETGTGDVPLVILLDDLSEAGSISELVNGALTCKYHKCPYIIGTTNQPVKMTPNHGLHLSFRMLTFSNNVEPANGFLVRYLRRKLVESDSDINANREELLRVLDWVPKLWYHLHTFLEKHSTSDFLIGPCFFLSCPIGIEDFRTWFIDLWNNSIIPYLQEGAKDGIKVHGQKAAWEDPVEWVRDTLPWPSAQQDQSKLYHLPPPTVGPHSIASPPEDRTVKDSTPSSLDSDPLMAMLLKLQEAANYIESPDRESILDPSLQATL; encoded by the exons CTGGGATGAGAGCAGCTCCATCAGCAGTGGGCTCAGTGATGCCTCCGACAACCTCAGCTCCGAAGAGTTCAATGCCAGCTCCTCACTCAACTCCCTGCCCACCACGCCCACGGCGTCTCGCAGGAACTCGACAATAGTG CTGCGCACAGACTCGGAGAAGCGCTCGCTGGCGGAGAGCGGGCTGAGCTGGCTCAGCGAGTCAGAGGAGAAGGCCCCCCGCAAGCTGGAGTACGACAGCGGCAGCCTGAAGATGGAGCCCGCGGCGTCCAAGTGGCGGCGGGAGCGTCCCGAGAGCTGCGATGACGCGTCCAAGGCCGGGGAGCTGAAGAAGCCGGCCGGCCTGGGCCCCCCAGGGCCCCTAAAGAAGGGCAAGACCCCACCCGTGGCCGTCACCTCGCCCATCACCCACACGGCCCAGAGCGCCCTCAAGGTCGCAG GCAAACCTGAGGGCAAGGCCGCCGACAAGGCCAAGTTGGCCGTGAAGAGCGCGGGCCTGCAGCGCTCCTCCTCGGATGCCGGCCGCGACCGCCTGGGCGACGCCAAGAAGCCTCCCTCAGGCATCGCACGCCCGTCCACGTCAGGGTCCTTCGGCTACAAGAAGCCCCCTCCTGCCACGGGCACGGCTACTGTCGTGCAGACCGGGGGCTCGGCCACGCTCAGCAAGGCCCAGAAGTCCTCAGGCATCCCCGTGAAGCCGGCAAATGGGCGCAAGACGAGCCTGGACGTGTCCAACAGCGCAGAGCCCGGGTTCCTGGCCCCGGGCGCCCGCTCCAACATCCAGTACCGCAGCCTGCCGCGGCCAGCTAAGTCCAGCTCCATGAGCGTGACCGGCGGGCGTGGCGGCCCCCGGCCCGTGAGCAGCAGCATCGATCCCAGCCTCCTCAGTGGCAAGCCAGCGGGCCTGGCGCCCTCCAGGCTGAAGGAGCCCTCCAAGGTGGCTGGCGGGCGGGCCGCCCCTGCCCCCGTCAACCAGACGGATCGCGAGAAGGAGAAGGCCAAGGCCAAGGCCGAGGCGCTGGGCCCCGACGGCCTGTCCCTGAAGAGCGTCGGCTCCCCTGAGACCACGCCCCGGAGCCAGGCGGGCCATGCCCCGGCCCCCAAGCTGGCagagctgccccccaccccactcag GGCCGCGGCCAAGAGCTTCATCAAGCCGCCATCCCTCGCCAACCTCGACAAGGTCAACTCCAACAGCCTGGACCTACCGGTGTCCAGCGACGCCCACGCACCCAAGGCCACGGACCTGCACGCTCCGGGCCCGGCCGCCGGGGGCCCCCTTGCCTCCTGCTTCACCCCTAGCCCAGCCCCCATCCTCAACATCAACTCGGCCAGCTTCTCGCAGGGCCTGGAGCTCATGAGCAGCTTCGGCGTCCCCAAGGAGCCCCGCATGTACCCCAAGCTCTCGGGGCTGCACCGGAGCATGGAGTCCTTGCAGATGCCCATGAGCCTGCCCGGCGCCTTCCCCAGCGGCACCCCTGCCCCCGGCGGCCCTACTCCCCCCACTGCCCCCGCTGCAGAGGACGCTGAGGAGCTGGCCTGGAGCGGAAGCCCCAGGGCCGGGCAGCTGGACAG TAATCAGCGGGATCGGAACACTCTCCCCAAGAAGGGACTCAG GTACCAGCTGCCGTCCCAGGAAGAGGCCAAGGAGCGGCGACGCTCCCACGCTGTGGCGGGGCTGCCCGAGTCGGACGACCAGTCGGAGCTGCCGTCGCCGCCCGCGCTGTCCATGTCCCTGAGCGCCAAGGGCCAGCTCACCAACATCG tgagcCCCACCGCGGCCACCACGCCGAGAATCACCCGCTCCAACAGCATCCCCGCCCACGAGACGGCCTTCGAGCTGTACAGCAGCTCCCAAACGGGGAGCACCCTGTCCCTGGCCGAGAGACCCAAGGGGATGATCCGGTCAGGATCCTTCCGAGACCCTGCGGACGACG TTCACGGCTCCGTGCTCTCCTTGGCCTCCAGCGCCTCATCCACATACTCCTCA GCTGAGGAGAGGATGCAGTCTGAG CAAATCCGAAAGCTTCGCAGGGAACTGGAGTCGTCCCAGGAGAAAGTGGCCACCTTGACCTCTCAGCTCTCGGCTAAC gccAACCTGGTGGCGGCCTTTGAGCAGAGCCTGGTGAGCATGACCTGCCGCCTGCGGCACCTGGCCGAGACCGCCGAGGAGAAG GACACTGAGCTGCTGGACTTACGGGAAACCATAGACTTTCTGAAGAAGAAGAACTCTGAGGCGCAGGCTGTCATTCAAGGGGCCCTCAACGCCTCAGAGGCCACACCCAAAG AGCTCCGGATCAAGAGGCAGAACTCCTCCGACAGCATCTCGAGCCTCAACAGCATCACCAGCCACTCCAGCATCAGCAGCGGCAAGGAGGCCGAtgccaagaagaagaagaagaagagctgG GTCTACGAG CTCCGAAGTTCCTTCAACAAAGCCTTCAGTATAAAGAAGGGGCCCAAGTCAGCCTCCTCCTATTCTGACATCGAGGAGATTGCCACGCCCGACTCCTCCGCCCCCTCGTCCCCGAAACTGCAGCACGCGTCCACCGAGACTGCCTCACCCTCCATCAAGTCCTCCACCTCGTCTTCTGCGGGCACCGACGTCCCCGA GGGCCCCGCTCCCCCGGCCCCCCACGCCCGGCTGTTCCATGGCAGCGAGGAGGAGGAGCCGGAGAAGAAGGAGGTGTCCGAGCTGCGCTCAGagctgtgggagaaggagatgaaGCTCACAGACATCCGCCTGGAAGCCCTCAACTCGGCCCACCAGCTGGACCAGCTGCGGGAGACCATGCACAACATGCAG TTGGAGGTGGACCTGCTGAAAGCAGAGAACGACCGGCTGAAGGTGGCCCCGGGCCCCTCGGCGGGCTCCGCTCCTGGGCAGATCCCGGGATCTTCGGCTCTACCCTCCCCTCGTCGCTCCTTGGGCCTGGCGCTCACCCATTCCTTCAGCCCAAGCCTCACAGACACAG ACCTGTCCCCCATGGATGGCATCAGCACCTGTGGCCCAAAGGAAGAGGTGACTCTCCGGGTGGTGGTGAGGATGCCCCCCCAGCACATCATCAAAGGG GACTTGAAGCAGCAGGAGTTCTTCCTGGGGTGCAGCAAGGTCAGCGGACAGGTTGACTGGAAGCTGCTGGACGGCGCTGTTTTCCAGGTGTTCAAG GACTACATCTCTAAGATGGACCCGGCCTCCACGCTGGGACTGAGCACCGAGTCCATCCACGGCTACAGCATCAGCCACGTGAAACGGCTCCTGGACGCAGAGCCCCCAGAGTTGCCCCCCTGCCGCCGAGGGGTTAACAACATAGTGGTCTCCCTCAAAG GTCTCAGGGAGAAATGTGTGGACAGCCTGGTGTTTGAGACGCTCATCCCCAAGCCCATGATGCAGCACTACATCGGCCTGCTGCTCAAGCACCGGCGGCTCGTCCTCTCGGGCCCCAGCGGCACCGGCAAGACCTACCTGACCAACCGCCTGGCCGAGTACCTGGTGGAGCGCTCTGGCCGCGAGGTCACTGAGGGCATCGTCAGCACCTTCAACATGCACCAGCAGTCCTGCAAG GACCTGCAGCTGTATCTCTCCAACCTGGCCAACCAGATAGACCGGGAAACAGGAACTGGGGACGTCCCCCTGGTGATCCTGTTGGATGACCTGAGTGAGGCAGGCTCCATCAGCGAGCTGGTCAATGGGGCCCTGACCTGCAAGTACCACAAATG TCCCTATATTATTGGTACCACTAATCAACCAGTAAAAATGACACCTAATCACGGCTTGCACCTGAGCTTCAG GATGCTGACCTTCTCCAACAACGTGGAGCCCGCCAACGGCTTCCTGGTTCGCTACCTGAGGAGGAAGCTGGTGGAGTCGGACAGCGACATCAACGCCAACAGGGAGGAGCTGCTGCGGGTGCTGGACTGGGTGCCCAAGCTGTGGTACCACCTACACACCTTCCTGGAGAAGCACAGCACCTCCGACTTCCTCATCG gtccctgcttctttctgtcttGCCCCATCGGCATCGAGGATTTCCGGACCTGGTTCATCGACCTGTGGAACAATTCCATCATCCCCTACCTACAGGAAGGGGCCAAGGATGGCATCAAG GTTCACGGGCAGAAAGCCGCTTGGGAGGACCCTGTGGAGTGGGTCCGGGACACTCTTCCCTGGCCCTCAGCCCAACAAGACCAGTCAAAGCTGTACCACCTGCCGCCCCCCACCGTGGGTCCTCACAGCATCGCCTCGCCCCCAGAGGACAGGACAGTCAAGGACAGCACCCCCAGCTCCCTGGACTCAGACCCACTG ATGGCCATGCTGCTGAAACTGCAGGAAGCTGCCAATTACATCGAGTCTCCAGACAGAGAGAGCATCCTGGACCCCAGCCTCCAGGCCACGCTCTGA